The stretch of DNA CTCAGACAGGCTGAAATACTGCATCATAATGTGATCGAAGTGTTTTTAAGCATAAAGCAACATAAATCTGACCATCTTAGATGTTTTTTCCCCACTTGTctcaatgcattctgggattgttTTATCTGTGTACATGTAATAGAGCACCAGACTTCTAAAACGGCCACATGCTCCCATGATGCTTCAGTGTTGTCTGTGGTTGGGTCTGATCGtgactctgtgtgtgtttgcagtgatCAGGGCAAAAGTGGTGGGCAAGAAACTCCTGGACGACCGTCCGTTCGGAACCATGCGCTACACCGTCAAACAGATGAAGGTGAGCTGATGAAACACATGATCACAGCAGCAGTGAAGGTCGAATCTCTGCCCTAGACTAAACACAGGCCCGTGCCAAACCACAAAGacaaaacatggcagatgtttGTCATGTGAACTACAGCGTGTTTATTCTCAGACTTCCTGTATGTCACACGGGGCCGAATCAAAACAAAGGTTTATTTAGACGTGAAATAAAGCGAACACTAGCTAACAGACAGATTGCTGCACACGGCGTTTGTTGATGTGTTCGTCTCGTTTGTCTGCTCTAGATGTACAAGGGCTTCGACAAGATCCAGCATGTGCAGTACATCTACACACACAACTCCGAGAGCATGTGCGGCGTCAAGTTCGACATCAACAAATACCAGTACCTGATCACAGGTGAGAcgccatcatcatcatcatcagatgACTGACAGCAGTGCATCATGGGAGAAACCGAACAGCTCATCTTCATTATGATTACTTTCATATTTAAGAGCCGTACAGAAGATTCACGGCCATTAATATTTGACTAATTGGGTTTTTTAATGACAGCTAAttaaatagatagatataaaattgattaatttaaaatatacacaGTATTTGCTTAAATATAAAAGATACAACTAAAAGAAGTGtatgttatataaatataatattgtatatcactatatataatttgtatatacatttataataaaaattaaatatatatatatataaatatattatatacatttataaatatataaattaaatatacacaCTCACATATGTATAAGTTtagatatttaaaataacaatataatatttttgtatataaatttataataaaattaacgtattattttaatatataatattataaagtttaaatatttaaatgaaacatttaatatattatgtatgtaactatataataaaatatatattattaaatattttatatacataaaaaaatagatcaagtattattttaatatatattattacaagtttataaatatataaattatacacacatatttaataaattatgtatataactatataataaaatattatatattatataattgaatattttatataaatttatgatAAAAATTAGATCaagtattattttaatatataatattataaagtttaaatatttaaatgaaacatttaatatattatgtatgtaactatataataatatatattattaaatattttatataaataaaaaaatagatcaagtattattttaatatatattattacaagtttataaatatataaattaaacacacatatttaataaattatgtatataactatataataaaatatttatataattaaatattttatataaatttatgatAAAAATTAGATCaagtattattttaatatatattattacaagtttataaatatataaattaaacatatacatatatatacatttaatattttataaatatatttatatatagaaaatacagttaaaatatgtgaaacctttaatatttaaaaaagataatattaaaaagggaattttttaaataatcacacattgcaatttaattttttttattttaacaatatattatattgaatgACATTAAATTCTTCTGCCCTGAATGCCGTGTGTGTTTATGATCAGCTGAGGCTCTTGATAGCGTCTCTCTCTAGCGTTACTGAGATCGAACAGAGCATGTGACGCACAGCTGTTCTGCTGCAGGTGATAATAAGACACAAACAGGCTAATATAACCGGCTAACTGGTTCATCTAACCCGAGAGAGAGGATATTTATGAAGGAACACTAGGACTGAGATtcacctctgtgtgtgtgtgtgtgcaggtcgTGTTCATGACGGGAAGGTTTACACCGGCCTGTGTAACTTCAACGAGCGCTGGGAACGCCTGTCTCTGGCTCAGAAGAAGGGCATCAACCACCGCTATCAGCTGGGCTGCAACTGCAGGGTGAGTGTCACGCTGTTCCCATCCATCACATAAAGATCCAGATGTTTGGCACCAGGATTAAACCACTGGTTCAGAAGCCAGACTTGAAGGGTTTGGACTCAGATCTGAGACACAGAACCACTGGAGCGCAGGTTATCGCTGGATCTGAGCGGCGCTTTATATCGCTACACACATGCAGATGTTCGCTGAGCAATCAAAATCTAAAGTCTTCCTTAAATAACACTGACACTTGAAGAACATTCATGCATATTTTTGGCCACAAATACCAAGTGCATCTCCATAAAGACTTTACGACGACAGACGCTCTGGCGGATAAAAGAGGATTCGGTTCTGAATGACCCGCATTCATTAAACACCTGGAAACATAAAGCTCCGCAGACGCCTTTCAATCCGTCTGGTTTCATTCACACACGTTTCAAAAGCAAACACAAGCGCTGAAATGAAGGCAGGAGCTGCTGGGTTTTTAAAATGAACAGACCTGctcaaataaaatgaataccGCATGGCTGGGAAGGGTGGCGTCTAACATCCTAATCCATAAAATAACCGTAAAACAAGAtgatttaaagacatttaaagtTGTATAAAGTttcaactcaaccaggccccgcccctttattctgcatatgaatgatttaaataaggaatattgtgaagaaaactcaagatggAGGTGGTTCAGAAAGACAGATGAAGCCTCTTTGAGTTCACTGTgaagcaaacacactttcctCTGTTTGCAGATTAAGCCGTGTCACTACCTGCCCTGCTTCGTGACCTCCAAACACGAGTGCCTGTGGACGGACATGCTGTCCCACTTCGGCTACCCCGGGTATCAGTCCCGCAACTACGCCTGCATCCAGCAGAAGGAGGGCTACTGCAGCTGGTACCGAGGGATGACCACCCGCGACAAAGTGACCATCAACACCACCGACCCCTGAACCCGCCCTAACAACAATAACTAACTGCCCCACCTGATCTTCCTCTGTGTAATTAGACAGAACCGCATCGGATCAGGTGTGTTCAGCAACGGGTCACGTGAGGCCTGGAGCAGTTACCCAGCTAACACAAACATGTTCTGAGAACGTTTCGCTAACGTTCCCTATTcggaatgttctctgaacgtccATGTGAACGTTGAGGGAACATTCCGTCGTTttattcttcaaacattatgggaacgttacgtttgaatgttctctgaacgttctgtagaaacatttaaaaaacatacaaCTCAAACGTTTCAGGAAAAAAGATGTTTTTGTGCTTACATTATTAAAGTCCAGATCAATTTGAACGCACACACTGGaggaacgtttgttcataacgttctgagaacgttccctgttagctgggtaaCCCCAAACGAAACGAACTGATCCTCATTAACACGACCCACTGAGATATGAAGTAATTTATGAATGCAATAATACTGCTCTTTTATAGTGATGTATTGCttttaaacatgatttaaatGATATAAATTGTATATGTACGCAGATAAACGTCATGTGCCAGATTTATACTGTTCGGTATCTATTTATGATGCTCACTCTGGACTGTGCTGAAACGTTGGGTTTTGGTCATTTAGATGTGGTCGTTCCAGCACCAGCGCAGAGCGACGCCTGAGCGATCCGTGCGTTTGATTCTTTCCTTCTTGCTGTTTATGATATAAGCTATGAAATTGTGactagtatttttttattactttaaaacaaagattatAATCAGTAGATAAATATTCTTCATATCAATGTGTTTTCTACATCTAGACCGCGCTGATGAGAGAAATCTAATGCTTCATCAATCCATTCTGAGAGAACCGAATATGAATCAAACAATAATCATGCATAAATGTTGAAGTAATTCAGATCAGAACAGCTAGAATAATCGTTTTTATCACTAAACTCAAGTTATTTCATCAGATATTCTGCTCCATTCCTCCGTTGGAGGCTGAGATCAGACGGAAAAGCATCGGAACACTAGTTAAGTTCTGGTTTAAGCatctgaacactagttaacttcTGGTTTAAGCgtctgaacactagttaactacTGTTTAGGCATCTGAACACTAGTTAAGTTCTGGTTTAAGCatctgaacactagttaactacTGTTTAGGCatctgaacactagttaacttcTGGTTTAAGCGTCTGAACACTAGTTAAGTTCTGGTTTAAGCatctgaacactagttaactacTGTTTAGGCGTCTAAACACTAGTTAACTTCTGGTTTAAGCATCTGAACACTAGTTAAGTTCTGGTTTAAGCatctgaacactagttaacttcTGGTTTAAGCATCTGAACACTAGTTAAGTTCTGGTTTAAGCatctgaacactagttaactacTGTTTAGGCatctgaacactagttaacttcTGGTTTAAGCgtctgaacactagttaactacTGTTTAGGCatctgaacactagttaacttcTGGTTTAAGCGTCTGAACACTAGTTAAGTTCTGGTTTAAGCatctgaacactagttaactacTGTTTAGGCGTCTAAACACTAGTTAACTTCTGGTTTAAGCATCTGAACACTAGTTAAGTTCTGGTTTAAGCatctgaacactagttaacttcTGGTTTAAGCATCTGAACACTAGTTAAGTTCTGGTTTAAGCatctgaacactagttaactacTGTTTAGGCatctgaacactagttaacttcTGGTTTAAGCGTCTGAACACTAGTTAAGTTCTGGTTTAAGCatctgaacactagttaacttcTGGTTTAAGCgtctgaacactagttaactacTGGTTTAAGTGTCTGAACACTAGTTAAGTTCTGATTTAGGTgtctgaacactagttaacttcTGGTTTAGGCgtctgaacactagttaactacTGGTTTAGGTGTCTGAACACTAGTTCAGTTCTGGTTTAAGTgtctgaacactagttaactacTGGTTTAGGCGTCTGAACACTAGTTAAGTTCTGGTTTAAGTgtctgaacactagttaactacTGGTTTAGGCGTCTGAACACTAGTTCAGTTCTGGTTTAAGTgtctgaacactagttaactacTGGTTTAGGCGTCTGAACACTAGTTAAGTTCTGGTTCAGAGTAAAAACATTCTGTCTCAGCCTCCAACTCAAGTTTTTATAACAGTATTTTGTCTGCGTAACACAAACATTCTGCTCAGATCAGACCTGTTTTACTCTCATTGAAGAGGCTGAAagcttgtgtgtgtatatgtgtgtgtgtgtgtgtgtgtgtgtgtaaaagagAGAGATGACCATTTTTCAAATAGCAGCTTTTCAAGAatgttttgatttttaatttctctgttttatatttttataataaagatT from Chanodichthys erythropterus isolate Z2021 chromosome 8, ASM2448905v1, whole genome shotgun sequence encodes:
- the LOC137024134 gene encoding metalloproteinase inhibitor 3 — its product is MKPCLVLVFLLLSLLCLMYQASDACSCVMSHPQDAYCNSDIVIRAKVVGKKLLDDRPFGTMRYTVKQMKMYKGFDKIQHVQYIYTHNSESMCGVKFDINKYQYLITGRVHDGKVYTGLCNFNERWERLSLAQKKGINHRYQLGCNCRIKPCHYLPCFVTSKHECLWTDMLSHFGYPGYQSRNYACIQQKEGYCSWYRGMTTRDKVTINTTDP